A single genomic interval of Bradyrhizobium japonicum USDA 6 harbors:
- a CDS encoding PaaI family thioesterase translates to MTRNDQLDLFSPAQRRERVVDWQVPAPVAKAAMGLSGMDAMLGILDGRLPPPPFAKLIGFTMAVVEPGRIVMELEPREDLENTIGLLHGATAAALIDTAMGCAISTRLEPGQSSVTLDLKMTFLRPLSVRSGLISAEGKIIKLGRQTSYTEGFVRDGKGALAVHATATFSMIGATT, encoded by the coding sequence ATGACCCGTAACGATCAACTCGACCTGTTTTCGCCCGCGCAGCGGCGTGAGCGCGTGGTGGATTGGCAGGTGCCTGCGCCGGTTGCAAAAGCAGCGATGGGGCTTTCGGGCATGGACGCGATGCTGGGAATCCTCGACGGCCGGCTGCCGCCGCCGCCGTTCGCAAAGTTGATCGGTTTCACCATGGCGGTGGTCGAACCGGGTCGGATCGTGATGGAACTGGAGCCACGCGAGGATCTCGAAAATACCATCGGCCTCCTGCACGGCGCGACCGCCGCGGCGCTGATCGATACCGCCATGGGCTGCGCCATCTCGACGCGGCTGGAGCCCGGGCAGTCGTCCGTGACCCTCGACCTGAAAATGACCTTCCTGCGCCCGCTGTCGGTACGTTCCGGGCTGATCTCGGCCGAAGGCAAGATCATCAAGCTGGGACGCCAGACCAGCTACACCGAGGGCTTTGTCCGCGACGGCAAGGGTGCGCTCGCAGTCCATGCAACTGCAACCTTTTCCATGATTGGCGCGACAACTTAA
- a CDS encoding enoyl-CoA hydratase: MEMLNNHCGVTRDARGVVHVAICNAGPLNILGSPVTDAVREGLQTLATDRSIRVVVLRGQNEKSMIGGADIKEMAKLDQKSAEAFISRLRDLCEAVRQFPAPVIARMPGWCLGGGLEVAAACDFRIAAHDAHFGMPEVRVGIPSVIHAALLPRLIGWARARWLVMTAENIDAPTALAWGLVDKVAPDGGLDAEVEHVVKALLECGPEALRSQKALLRQWEELPLTESVNLSVKVFGESFLTDEPTRLMGAFVNRKR, translated from the coding sequence ATGGAAATGCTCAACAATCACTGCGGCGTGACGCGCGATGCGCGCGGCGTCGTTCATGTCGCGATCTGCAACGCCGGCCCGCTCAACATTCTGGGCTCGCCCGTCACCGATGCCGTGCGCGAAGGCCTGCAGACCCTCGCGACCGACCGCAGCATCCGCGTCGTGGTGCTGCGCGGCCAGAACGAGAAGAGCATGATCGGCGGCGCCGACATCAAGGAGATGGCCAAGCTCGACCAGAAGTCAGCCGAAGCCTTCATCAGCCGCCTGCGCGATCTCTGCGAGGCCGTGCGCCAATTCCCGGCCCCGGTGATCGCGCGGATGCCGGGCTGGTGCCTCGGCGGCGGCCTCGAAGTCGCCGCCGCCTGCGATTTCAGGATCGCTGCACACGATGCGCATTTCGGCATGCCGGAGGTCCGCGTCGGCATCCCCTCTGTGATCCACGCCGCCCTGCTGCCGCGCCTGATCGGCTGGGCCCGCGCCCGCTGGCTGGTGATGACGGCGGAGAACATCGACGCGCCGACCGCGCTGGCCTGGGGACTGGTGGACAAGGTCGCGCCGGACGGTGGATTGGATGCCGAGGTCGAACACGTTGTGAAGGCGCTGCTCGAATGCGGCCCCGAGGCGCTGCGCTCGCAAAAGGCGCTGCTGCGGCAATGGGAGGAACTGCCGCTGACGGAGTCGGTAAATCTCAGCGTCAAGGTGTTCGGCGAGTCGTTCCTGACGGACGAGCCGACGCGGCTGATGGGCGCGTTTGTGAACAGGAAGCGGTAG
- a CDS encoding isobutyryl-CoA dehydrogenase, whose protein sequence is MQFALNEDQVAVRDMALAFAAEKIAPHALRWDEEKHFPVDVMREAATLGMGGIYIREDVGGSAMTRFDAALIFEALATGCPTTSAFISIHNMASWMIDAFGSDTQRHKWLPKLCSMELIASYCLTEPGAGSDAAALRTRAVRDGDHYVLNGQKQFISGAGGTDLLVAMVRTGGDGAGGVSTLVIDGNTPGVSYGANERKMGWNAQPTRAVMFENARVPVANRLGEEGIGFKIAMAGLDGGRLNITACSLGGAQTALDKARAYMKERKAFGKRLDEFQALQFRLADMAIELEAARTFLWRAAAALDRKDPDATMLCAMAKRFGTDVGFEVANHALQLHGGYGYLSEYGIEKIVRDLRVHQILEGTNEIMRLIVARKLIEGAR, encoded by the coding sequence ATGCAGTTCGCTCTGAACGAGGATCAGGTCGCGGTTCGCGACATGGCGTTGGCGTTTGCGGCCGAGAAGATCGCGCCGCACGCGTTGCGCTGGGACGAGGAGAAGCATTTCCCCGTCGACGTGATGCGCGAGGCGGCGACCCTCGGCATGGGCGGCATCTACATCCGCGAGGATGTCGGTGGTTCCGCGATGACTCGGTTCGACGCGGCGCTGATCTTCGAGGCGCTGGCGACGGGCTGTCCGACCACCTCGGCCTTCATCTCCATCCACAACATGGCGTCCTGGATGATCGATGCCTTCGGCAGCGACACCCAGCGCCACAAATGGTTGCCGAAACTCTGCTCGATGGAGCTGATCGCGAGCTACTGCCTGACCGAACCAGGCGCCGGCTCCGATGCGGCAGCGCTGCGCACCCGTGCCGTGCGCGACGGCGATCATTACGTCCTCAACGGCCAGAAGCAGTTCATCTCCGGCGCCGGCGGCACGGATCTCCTTGTCGCCATGGTCCGAACCGGCGGCGACGGCGCCGGCGGCGTCTCGACCCTCGTGATCGACGGCAACACGCCCGGCGTCTCCTACGGCGCCAATGAGCGCAAGATGGGCTGGAATGCGCAGCCGACCCGCGCCGTGATGTTCGAGAACGCGCGCGTGCCGGTCGCGAACCGGCTGGGCGAGGAGGGCATCGGCTTCAAGATCGCGATGGCCGGCCTCGACGGCGGCCGCCTCAACATCACCGCATGCTCGCTCGGCGGCGCGCAGACCGCGCTCGACAAGGCGCGCGCCTACATGAAGGAACGCAAGGCCTTTGGAAAACGTCTCGACGAATTCCAGGCATTGCAATTCCGGCTCGCCGACATGGCGATCGAGCTCGAGGCGGCGCGCACTTTCCTGTGGCGCGCCGCCGCCGCGCTCGACCGCAAGGACCCTGATGCCACCATGCTGTGCGCGATGGCAAAGCGCTTCGGCACCGATGTCGGCTTCGAGGTCGCCAACCACGCGCTCCAGCTCCATGGCGGCTACGGCTATCTCAGCGAATACGGCATCGAGAAGATCGTGCGCGATCTGCGCGTGCACCAGATCCTCGAAGGCACCAATGAAATCATGCGGCTCATCGTGGCGCGCAAATTGATCGAGGGCGCGCGATGA
- a CDS encoding CoA-acylating methylmalonate-semialdehyde dehydrogenase produces the protein MRSIGHFIGGKEVKGASGRTADVFEPMTGDVQAKVALASKAEVRAAVENARAAQPEWAATNPQRRARVMMKFVELVQRDYDKLAELLAREHGKTVPDAKGDIQRGLEVAEFACGIPHLMKGEYTEGAGPGIDIYSMRQPLGVVAGITPFNFPAMIPMWKFAPAIACGNAFILKPSERDPGVPMLLAELMIEAGLPAGILNVVNGDKEAVDAILDDPDIKAIGFVGSTPIAQYIYERAAQTGKRCQCFGGAKNHAIIMPDADMDQAVDALIGAGYGSAGERCMAVSVAVPVGKSTADRLMEKLIPRVESLKIGTSIDPSADYGPLVTREAVEKVKSYIDIGIKEGATLAVDGRGFKMQGYEKGFYLGGSLFDNVTKDMRIYKEEIFGPVLSVVRAHDYKEALALPSDHDYGNGVAIFTRDGDAARDFAAKVNVGMVGVNVPIPVPIAYYTFGGWKKSGFGDLNQHGPDSVRFYTKTKTVTSRWPSGVKEGAEFSIPLMK, from the coding sequence ATGCGTTCAATCGGACATTTCATCGGTGGCAAGGAGGTCAAGGGCGCCTCAGGCCGGACGGCGGACGTATTCGAGCCGATGACCGGTGACGTCCAGGCCAAGGTGGCGCTGGCGTCCAAGGCCGAGGTCCGCGCTGCCGTGGAGAACGCCCGTGCCGCGCAGCCGGAATGGGCCGCGACCAATCCGCAGCGCCGGGCCCGCGTCATGATGAAATTCGTGGAGCTGGTGCAGCGCGATTACGACAAGCTCGCCGAGCTGCTCGCACGTGAGCATGGCAAGACCGTGCCGGACGCCAAGGGCGACATTCAGCGCGGCCTCGAAGTCGCGGAGTTCGCCTGCGGCATCCCGCATCTGATGAAGGGCGAATACACCGAAGGCGCCGGCCCCGGCATCGACATCTATTCCATGCGCCAGCCGCTCGGCGTCGTCGCCGGCATCACGCCGTTCAATTTCCCGGCGATGATCCCGATGTGGAAGTTCGCTCCCGCCATCGCATGCGGCAACGCCTTCATCCTGAAGCCGTCCGAGCGCGACCCCGGCGTGCCGATGCTGCTCGCCGAGCTGATGATCGAGGCGGGCCTGCCGGCAGGCATCCTCAACGTCGTCAACGGCGACAAGGAAGCGGTCGACGCCATCCTGGACGATCCCGACATCAAGGCCATCGGCTTCGTCGGCTCCACGCCGATCGCGCAATACATCTACGAGCGCGCAGCCCAGACCGGCAAGCGTTGCCAGTGTTTTGGCGGCGCCAAGAACCACGCCATCATCATGCCCGACGCGGACATGGACCAGGCGGTCGACGCGCTGATCGGCGCCGGCTACGGCTCGGCCGGCGAGCGCTGCATGGCCGTCTCCGTCGCCGTTCCCGTCGGCAAGTCCACCGCCGACCGGCTGATGGAAAAGCTGATCCCGCGCGTCGAGTCGCTCAAGATCGGCACCTCGATCGATCCGTCCGCCGACTACGGTCCGCTGGTCACGCGCGAGGCGGTCGAGAAGGTCAAGAGCTACATCGACATCGGCATCAAGGAAGGCGCGACGCTCGCCGTCGACGGCCGTGGCTTCAAGATGCAGGGCTACGAGAAGGGCTTCTATCTCGGCGGTTCGCTGTTCGACAACGTCACCAAGGACATGCGGATCTACAAGGAAGAGATCTTCGGCCCCGTGCTCTCGGTCGTGCGCGCGCATGACTACAAGGAAGCGCTGGCGCTGCCGTCGGATCATGACTACGGCAACGGCGTCGCCATCTTCACCCGCGACGGCGACGCCGCGCGCGACTTCGCGGCCAAGGTCAATGTCGGCATGGTCGGTGTCAACGTGCCGATCCCGGTGCCGATCGCCTATTACACCTTCGGCGGCTGGAAGAAGTCGGGCTTCGGCGATCTCAACCAGCACGGCCCGGACTCGGTCCGCTTCTACACCAAGACCAAGACGGTGACCTCGCGCTGGCCGTCCGGCGTCAAGGAAGGTGCGGAGTTCTCGATCCCGCTGATGAAGTAA
- a CDS encoding LysR family transcriptional regulator codes for MLDQGSIDWDDFRFVLAIVRGGSVSAAAKQLGVDHATVIRRVDRLERHLSAKLFDRRKTGYLLTEAGQRVADSAEAMESTIVANQEQVGGSVARLTGTVRIGAPDGFGTAFLAPRLAPFADRYPDLDLQLVATARLFSLSKREADIAISLTMPKEGRIVGRKLLDYRLGLYAAPAYLDRFPKITSRQDLPQHRFVGYIEELLFTPELDYLPQVSPRISARFRSANLIAQLNSTLAGFGIAVLPHFMASDYPQLVAVLPEEISITRTFWMLMHADSKDLARIRAVADYICEIVERERALFAGR; via the coding sequence ATGCTGGATCAAGGTAGCATCGACTGGGACGACTTCCGCTTCGTGCTGGCCATCGTGCGGGGCGGCTCGGTTTCGGCTGCGGCCAAGCAGCTCGGAGTGGACCACGCCACCGTGATCCGCCGTGTCGACCGGCTGGAGAGACACCTCTCGGCGAAGCTGTTTGACCGGCGCAAGACCGGCTATCTCCTCACCGAGGCCGGCCAGCGCGTCGCCGACAGCGCGGAAGCCATGGAATCGACCATCGTCGCCAACCAGGAGCAGGTCGGCGGCTCGGTGGCGCGGCTGACCGGCACGGTGCGGATCGGCGCGCCCGACGGGTTCGGCACCGCCTTCCTGGCGCCGCGGCTGGCGCCGTTCGCGGATCGCTATCCCGACCTCGATCTGCAACTTGTGGCCACCGCGCGGCTGTTCAGTCTCTCCAAGCGCGAAGCCGATATCGCGATCAGCCTGACCATGCCGAAGGAAGGCCGCATCGTCGGCCGCAAGCTCCTGGACTACCGCCTCGGGCTTTATGCGGCGCCGGCCTATCTCGACCGTTTCCCGAAGATCACCTCGCGGCAGGATCTGCCGCAGCATCGCTTCGTCGGCTATATCGAGGAGCTCCTGTTCACGCCCGAGCTCGATTACCTCCCGCAGGTATCGCCGCGGATTTCGGCGCGCTTCCGCAGCGCCAATCTGATCGCGCAGCTCAATTCCACGCTCGCGGGCTTCGGCATCGCCGTGCTCCCGCATTTCATGGCGAGTGATTATCCGCAGCTGGTGGCGGTGCTGCCGGAGGAGATATCTATCACGCGGACGTTCTGGATGCTGATGCACGCGGACAGCAAGGACCTCGCGCGGATCCGCGCGGTGGCCGACTACATCTGCGAGATCGTGGAGCGCGAGCGGGCGTTGTTTGCGGGGCGGTAA
- a CDS encoding acetyl-CoA C-acyltransferase, with protein MAEAADPVVIVSAARTPLGRFMGELSPLAAHKLGSHVIGAALERAKLAPEKIDEVFMGCVLPAGQGQAPARQATRSAGLPDATGATTVNKVCGSGMKATMLAHDIIRAGSAEIVVSGGMESMSNAPYLLAKARGGYRAGHDRIIDHMMMDGLEDAYETGRSMGDFGEATAEAYQFTRKDQDAYAMETLSRARKAVEGGAFKAEIAPITLTEKAGPRIIANDEHPLKVDPAKIPGLKPAFRANGTITPAASSANADGAAALVLTKRSLADRNGLPAIAEIKGHATHSQEPQWFTTAPIPAIRKLLDKVGWSAGDVDLFEINEAFAVVAMAAQRDLGIPRDKLNINGGACALGHPIGATGARLIVTLLHALEAQNLKRGVAALCIGGGEATAIAVERLTH; from the coding sequence ATGGCCGAAGCCGCCGATCCCGTCGTCATCGTCTCCGCCGCCCGCACCCCGCTCGGCCGCTTCATGGGCGAATTGTCGCCGCTGGCCGCGCACAAGCTCGGATCGCATGTGATTGGGGCTGCGCTGGAGCGCGCGAAACTTGCGCCGGAGAAAATCGACGAGGTCTTCATGGGCTGTGTGCTGCCGGCCGGACAAGGCCAGGCGCCGGCGCGCCAGGCGACACGTAGCGCCGGCCTGCCCGACGCCACGGGCGCGACCACGGTCAACAAGGTCTGCGGCTCCGGCATGAAGGCCACCATGCTGGCGCACGACATCATCCGCGCCGGCTCGGCCGAGATCGTCGTCTCCGGCGGCATGGAGAGCATGAGCAACGCGCCCTATCTCCTCGCCAAGGCGCGCGGTGGCTACCGCGCCGGGCACGACCGCATCATCGACCACATGATGATGGACGGACTGGAGGATGCCTACGAGACCGGCCGCTCCATGGGCGATTTCGGCGAAGCCACCGCGGAAGCCTATCAGTTCACCCGCAAGGACCAGGATGCCTATGCGATGGAGACGCTGAGCCGCGCGCGCAAGGCAGTCGAGGGCGGCGCGTTCAAGGCCGAGATCGCGCCGATCACGCTCACCGAGAAAGCAGGCCCACGTATCATCGCCAATGACGAGCATCCGCTGAAGGTCGACCCGGCCAAAATTCCCGGCCTGAAGCCGGCGTTCCGCGCCAACGGCACCATCACGCCGGCCGCCTCCTCCGCCAATGCCGACGGCGCCGCCGCGCTGGTGCTGACGAAGCGCTCGCTGGCTGATCGCAACGGCCTGCCGGCAATTGCCGAGATCAAGGGCCACGCCACCCACAGCCAGGAGCCGCAATGGTTCACGACGGCGCCGATCCCGGCGATCCGCAAGCTCCTCGACAAGGTCGGCTGGAGCGCCGGCGACGTGGATCTGTTCGAGATCAACGAGGCCTTCGCGGTGGTGGCGATGGCGGCGCAGCGCGACCTCGGCATCCCGCGCGACAAGCTGAACATCAACGGCGGCGCCTGCGCGCTCGGCCATCCCATCGGCGCGACCGGCGCGCGGCTGATCGTGACGCTGCTGCACGCGCTCGAGGCGCAGAATCTCAAGCGCGGCGTCGCGGCACTCTGCATTGGCGGCGGTGAAGCCACGGCCATCGCCGTGGAGCGTCTGACGCACTGA
- a CDS encoding TetR/AcrR family transcriptional regulator, with protein MRYSREHKQETHDRIVKKASVRLREKGAHGIGVADLMKEAGLTHGGFYAHFDSREALVIEAFAYAMDRSMEHWRKQSDQIAPEKQLTQIVETYLSALHRDNPGHGCSIPALGAEIARESPKTRKAFAGKLDEMVEMMTDFIPNLPRKAARKQAIATLATMAGAMLLARIAGSSELSDEVLKAGKDSALDGAKREPKVTAAKKAKQN; from the coding sequence ATGCGCTATTCCCGGGAACACAAGCAGGAAACCCACGACCGAATCGTGAAGAAGGCCTCCGTGCGGCTGCGGGAAAAAGGCGCCCACGGCATCGGCGTCGCCGACCTCATGAAGGAGGCCGGCCTGACCCATGGGGGCTTCTACGCGCATTTCGACTCGCGCGAGGCGCTGGTGATCGAGGCCTTTGCCTACGCCATGGACCGCTCGATGGAGCACTGGCGCAAGCAGTCCGATCAGATCGCGCCCGAAAAGCAACTGACCCAGATCGTCGAGACCTATCTCTCGGCGTTGCATCGGGACAATCCCGGCCACGGCTGCTCGATTCCGGCGCTGGGCGCCGAGATCGCCCGTGAGAGCCCGAAGACGCGCAAGGCCTTTGCCGGAAAGCTGGACGAGATGGTCGAGATGATGACCGATTTCATCCCCAACCTGCCGCGCAAGGCCGCGCGCAAGCAGGCCATCGCGACGCTTGCGACGATGGCCGGCGCCATGCTGCTGGCGCGCATTGCAGGATCCAGCGAACTGTCGGACGAGGTGCTGAAGGCCGGCAAGGACAGCGCGCTCGATGGCGCGAAGCGCGAGCCGAAGGTGACGGCGGCGAAGAAGGCGAAGCAGAACTGA